One genomic segment of Chelmon rostratus isolate fCheRos1 chromosome 22, fCheRos1.pri, whole genome shotgun sequence includes these proteins:
- the dmtf1 gene encoding cyclin-D-binding Myb-like transcription factor 1 isoform X2, giving the protein MSSAAEDDEAAALQTVKSVTLTQDSDGSIILHCPPNDEDSEPLQKKLRLSTDEQEDSDTPQFSVVTLPMSENNEGFEVTMTATAEADLSEEGVAQIQILQEDEDSLSPNQKTEVSPVSQAWFTTKEDKDTLANKGHKWKQGMWSKEEIDILMSNIDRYVKGRGIDDPAEIIFEMSKEERKDFYRSVALGLNRPLFAVYRRVLRMYDNRNHVGKYTPDEIEKLKALRVKHGNDWATIGAALGRSASSVKDRCRLMKDTCNTGKWSEDEERRLAEVVYEIAGVSPGSAVTGGVSWATVADKVRTRSEKQCRSKWLNYLNWKHSGGTEWMKEDDLSLIRRISELEVEDENEIKWEDLAGGWSSVRSPQWLRSKWWSIKRQVANHKEIPFSVLLKGLQELMASSQTSSGPGSPSSSSLQIRLTRLEESGGSPAPSSVAALQIPVQIPLQITHLASDSSAAASDSETITLNTGALQTFEILPSFHLQPTGTPGTYYLQTTSNQGLPLSLSTGQGLPLSLGNNSTVTLTTGSSPSSHEHIILHSLSSDSLCSSDGVIIQTVTSDPASSDPLSQSQLVVEAEGRDQDDRLQATSLLEGSENPETQEPMTDGFSDKELSSSSVEAPVVHSGITSGSAVLIVSPPNISSTLTDPILENQEGSD; this is encoded by the exons ATGAGTTCAGCAGCGGAGGATGACGAGGCTGCAGCGTTACAAACCGTCAAGTCCGTCACGCTCACTCAGGACAGTGATGGAAGCATCATACTGCACTGTCCTCCCAACG atgagGACTCGGAGCCCCTCCAGAAGAAACTGCGTCTCTCTACAGACGAGCAGGAAGACTCGGACACGCCTCAGTTCTCTGTGGTCACCTTACCGA tgtcgGAGAACAACGAAGGCTTCGAGGTGACGATGACGGCCACAGCGGAGGCCGATCTGTCGGAGGAAGGCGTCGCTCAGATTCAG attcTGCAGGAGGATGAGGACTCGCTCTCGCCCAATCAGAAGACAGAGgtgtcacctgtcagtcaggccTGGTTCACTAccaaagaagacaaagacacactggctAACAAAG GTCATAAGTGGAAACAGGGCATGTGGTCTAAAGAGGAGATCGACATTCTGATGAGCAACATCGATCGATACGTAAAG GGCCGCGGCATCGACGACCCGGCGGAGATCATTTTTGAGATGtccaaagaggagaggaaggattTCTACCGCTCGGTGGCTCTGGGCCTAAACAGGCCGCTGTTCGCAGTTTACAGACGAGTTCTGCGAATGTACGACAACCGAAACCACGTCGGCAA GTACACTCCTGACGAGATAGAGAAGCTGAAAGC gctGAGGGTGAAACACGGGAACGACTGGGCGACTATCGGAGCAGCTCTGGGCCGCAGCGCCTCGTCCGTCAAAGACCGCTGCCGACTGATGAAGGACACATGCAACACGG GCAAATGGAGCGAGGACGAGGAGAGACGTCTCGCCGAGGTCGTGTACGAGATAGCGGGCGTGTCGCCGGGGTCGGCGGTCACGGGAGGTGTTTCCTGGGCGACGGTCGCCGATAAGGTTCGCACGCGCTCAGAGAAACAGTGTCGGTCGAAGTGGCTGAACTACCTGAACTGGAAGCACAGCGGAGGAACGGAGTGGATGAAGGAGGACGACCTCAGCCTCAtacgcag GATATCGGAGCTGGAAGTGGAGGACGAGAATGAGATAAAGTGGGAGGATCTTGCAGGCGGGTGGAGCAGCGTCCGCTCGCCTCAGTGGCTGCGATCCAAGTGGTGGAGCATCAAGAGACAAGTAGCCAATCACAAGGAGATCCCCTTCAgcg tcCTCCTGAAGGGTCTCCAGGAGCTGATGGCATCCTCACAGACATCATCAGGACCAGGaagtccctcctcctcctccctccagaTACGACTCACCCGATTGGAGGAGAGCGGCGGCAGCCCCGCCCCCAGCTCTGTGGCCGCCCTTCAGATTCCCGTACAGATCCCGCTGCAGATCACACACCTGG CCTCAGATTCGTCAGCAGCAGCCAGCGACAGTGAAACCATCACTCTGAACACAGGAGCCCTGCAGACCTTCGAGATCCTGCCT TCCTTCCACCTGCAGCCCACCGGCACCCCGGGCACCTACTACCTCCAGACGACGTCCAATCAGGGCCTGCCGCTCAGCCTCTCCACCGGTCAGGGCCTTCCGCTCAGCTTAGGCAATAACAGCACGGTTACCCTGACGACGGGCTCGTCTCCCTCGTCACACGAACACATCATCCTTCACAGCCTGTCG TCGGACAGCCTCTGCTCCAGCGATGGGGTCATCATCCAGACGGTCACCTCTGACCCTGCATCTTCAGACcccctcagccaatcacagctggtTGTGGAGGCGGAGGGGCGGGACCAGGACGACCGCCTCCAAGCCACGAGTCTCCTGGAGGGTTCGGAGAACCCGGAAACTCAGGAGCCAATGACGGATGGCTTTAGTGACAAG gagcTCAGTTCCTCCTCTGTTGAGGCTCCAGTGGTGCATTCTGGGATAACATCTGGCAGTGCTGTGTTGATTGTGTCTCCTCCCAACATCAGCAGTACACtgacag ATCCCATCCTGGAGAACCAGGAAGGCTCCGACTGA
- the cwf19l1 gene encoding CWF19-like protein 1 — protein MGDQPVRVLACGDVEGRLTTLFNRVQTIQKKTGQFDLLLCVGEFFGTTPEAEAEWQQYKSGAKKAPIHTYILGAASQETVKNFPSADGCELADNITYLGRRGVFTGVSGLQIAYVSGREALQEPAPAHCFTSKDLSALVSPLTSSSKFRGVDILLTSQWPRGVWHYGNNPEVNTKLCGSSSVASLADKLKPRYHFAALEGAHYERLPYRNHVVLQENAQHVSRFIALATVNNPAKKKYLYAFNIIPMKTMDPSELVKQPQDVTESPYRCPAKDKDKTDKQKTGFSTAEEEEPARQFFFDMNRNQGRGPRGRGRKRHSDGDGRGRDQQHDGDGQPKQPRRHPQPSGPCWFCLASPQVEKHLVISIGTHCYLAMAKGGLTPHHMLILPIGHYQSVVELSSEVVAEMEKYKSAVKSFYKSKGERCVLFERNYRSQHLQLQVVPVPLDRCATEDIKEAFMVQAQEQQMELMEIPQHTDLKQIAPPGTPYFYVELDSGEKLYYRIQKHFPLQFGREVLASEALLNIPTRADWKECKQSKEEEEESCKQLRDDFQPYDFAWED, from the exons ATGGGGGATCAGCCAGTCAGAGT cttggCATGTGGGGACGTTGAAGGCAGACTGACCACCCTGTTCAATCGAGTCCAGACCATCCAGAAGAAGACTGGACAGTTTGAT ctgctgttgtgtgttggAGAGTTTTTTGGGACGACGCCAGAGGCCGAAGCAGAGTGGCAGCAGTACAAAAGTGGAGCAAAGAAAG CTCCCATCCACACCTACATCCTCGGAGCGGCAAGCCAGGAGACGGTGAAGAATTTCCCCAGCGCTGATGGCTGTGAGCTGGCTGACAACATCACATATCTCG GTCGACGAGGTGTGTTCACGGGCGTGTCAGGATTACAGATCGCCTACGTCAGCGGCCGGGAGGCCCTGCAGGAGCCGGCCCCGGCTCACTGCTTCACATCCAAAGATCTGTCGGCCCTCGTGTCTCCGCTGACCAGCAGCTCCAAGTTCAGAGGAGTCGACATCCTGCTGACGTCACAGTGGCCCCGAGGAGTGTGGCACTACGGAAACAACCCG GAAGTGAACACGAAGCTCTGTGGAAGCAGCTCTGTCGCCAGCCTCGCGGACAAACTGAAACCACGATACCACTTTGCTGCACTAGAGGGCGCTCACTATGAAAGACTCCCATACAG GAATCACGTTGTTCTCCAGGAGAATGCTCAGCACGTCAGCCGCTTCATCGCCCTGGCAACCGTCAACAACCCCGCCAAGAAGAAG TATTTGTACGCCTTCAACATAATCCCCATGAAGACCATGGATCCATCAGAGCTGGTGAAGCAGCCGCAGGACGTGACAGAAAGCCCCTACAGATGCCCCgccaaagacaaagacaagacagacaagCAAAAGACAGGCTTCAGCACGGCCGAGGAGGag GAGCCGGCTCGTCAGTTCTTCTTCGACATGAACAGGAATCAGGGCAGAGGACCTCGGGGCCGCGGCAGGAAGAGACATTCGGACGGAGACGGACGAGGACGAGACCAGCAGCACGACGGAGACGGCCAGCCCAAACAGCCCCGCAGGCACC CTCAGCCTTCTGGTCCCTGCTGGTTCTGCCTGGCCAGTCCTCAGGTGGAGAAGCACCTTGTCATCAGCATAGGAACACAC TGTTACCTGGCCATGGCTAAAGGCGGCCTGACCCCTCACCACATGCTGATCCTCCCCATCGGACACTACCAGTCTGTGGTGGAGCTGAGCTCGGAGGTGGTGGCCGAGATGGAGAAGTACAAGTCGGCCGTGAAGAGCTTCTACAAGAGCAAAGGAGAGCGCTGTGTGCTGTTTGAGAGGAATTACAGAAGTCAGCACCTGCAGCTACAG GTCGTCCCGGTGCCGCTGGACCGCTGCGCCACGGAGGACATCAAGGAGGCGTTCATGGTCCAGGCTCAGGAGCAACAGATGGAGCTCATGGAGATTCCTCAACACACCGACTTGAAACAG attgCTCCTCCAGGGACTCCGTACTTCTACGTGGAGCTGGACTCAGGAGAGAAACTCTACTATCGTATCcagaaacattttcctctgcagtttGGAAG ggaggTTCTGGCCAGCGAGGCGTTGCTGAACATCCCGACTCGAGCTGACTGGAAGGAGTGtaaacagagcaaagaggaggaggaggagagctgcaaACAGCTGAGAGACGACTTCCAGCCTTACGACTTCGCCTGGGaagactaa
- the dmtf1 gene encoding cyclin-D-binding Myb-like transcription factor 1 isoform X1: protein MKQSVCALCLSRCTMSSAAEDDEAAALQTVKSVTLTQDSDGSIILHCPPNDEDSEPLQKKLRLSTDEQEDSDTPQFSVVTLPMSENNEGFEVTMTATAEADLSEEGVAQIQILQEDEDSLSPNQKTEVSPVSQAWFTTKEDKDTLANKGHKWKQGMWSKEEIDILMSNIDRYVKGRGIDDPAEIIFEMSKEERKDFYRSVALGLNRPLFAVYRRVLRMYDNRNHVGKYTPDEIEKLKALRVKHGNDWATIGAALGRSASSVKDRCRLMKDTCNTGKWSEDEERRLAEVVYEIAGVSPGSAVTGGVSWATVADKVRTRSEKQCRSKWLNYLNWKHSGGTEWMKEDDLSLIRRISELEVEDENEIKWEDLAGGWSSVRSPQWLRSKWWSIKRQVANHKEIPFSVLLKGLQELMASSQTSSGPGSPSSSSLQIRLTRLEESGGSPAPSSVAALQIPVQIPLQITHLASDSSAAASDSETITLNTGALQTFEILPSFHLQPTGTPGTYYLQTTSNQGLPLSLSTGQGLPLSLGNNSTVTLTTGSSPSSHEHIILHSLSSDSLCSSDGVIIQTVTSDPASSDPLSQSQLVVEAEGRDQDDRLQATSLLEGSENPETQEPMTDGFSDKELSSSSVEAPVVHSGITSGSAVLIVSPPNISSTLTDPILENQEGSD, encoded by the exons ATGAAACAGTCGGTCTGTGCTTTATGTTTGAGCAGGTGCACGATGAGTTCAGCAGCGGAGGATGACGAGGCTGCAGCGTTACAAACCGTCAAGTCCGTCACGCTCACTCAGGACAGTGATGGAAGCATCATACTGCACTGTCCTCCCAACG atgagGACTCGGAGCCCCTCCAGAAGAAACTGCGTCTCTCTACAGACGAGCAGGAAGACTCGGACACGCCTCAGTTCTCTGTGGTCACCTTACCGA tgtcgGAGAACAACGAAGGCTTCGAGGTGACGATGACGGCCACAGCGGAGGCCGATCTGTCGGAGGAAGGCGTCGCTCAGATTCAG attcTGCAGGAGGATGAGGACTCGCTCTCGCCCAATCAGAAGACAGAGgtgtcacctgtcagtcaggccTGGTTCACTAccaaagaagacaaagacacactggctAACAAAG GTCATAAGTGGAAACAGGGCATGTGGTCTAAAGAGGAGATCGACATTCTGATGAGCAACATCGATCGATACGTAAAG GGCCGCGGCATCGACGACCCGGCGGAGATCATTTTTGAGATGtccaaagaggagaggaaggattTCTACCGCTCGGTGGCTCTGGGCCTAAACAGGCCGCTGTTCGCAGTTTACAGACGAGTTCTGCGAATGTACGACAACCGAAACCACGTCGGCAA GTACACTCCTGACGAGATAGAGAAGCTGAAAGC gctGAGGGTGAAACACGGGAACGACTGGGCGACTATCGGAGCAGCTCTGGGCCGCAGCGCCTCGTCCGTCAAAGACCGCTGCCGACTGATGAAGGACACATGCAACACGG GCAAATGGAGCGAGGACGAGGAGAGACGTCTCGCCGAGGTCGTGTACGAGATAGCGGGCGTGTCGCCGGGGTCGGCGGTCACGGGAGGTGTTTCCTGGGCGACGGTCGCCGATAAGGTTCGCACGCGCTCAGAGAAACAGTGTCGGTCGAAGTGGCTGAACTACCTGAACTGGAAGCACAGCGGAGGAACGGAGTGGATGAAGGAGGACGACCTCAGCCTCAtacgcag GATATCGGAGCTGGAAGTGGAGGACGAGAATGAGATAAAGTGGGAGGATCTTGCAGGCGGGTGGAGCAGCGTCCGCTCGCCTCAGTGGCTGCGATCCAAGTGGTGGAGCATCAAGAGACAAGTAGCCAATCACAAGGAGATCCCCTTCAgcg tcCTCCTGAAGGGTCTCCAGGAGCTGATGGCATCCTCACAGACATCATCAGGACCAGGaagtccctcctcctcctccctccagaTACGACTCACCCGATTGGAGGAGAGCGGCGGCAGCCCCGCCCCCAGCTCTGTGGCCGCCCTTCAGATTCCCGTACAGATCCCGCTGCAGATCACACACCTGG CCTCAGATTCGTCAGCAGCAGCCAGCGACAGTGAAACCATCACTCTGAACACAGGAGCCCTGCAGACCTTCGAGATCCTGCCT TCCTTCCACCTGCAGCCCACCGGCACCCCGGGCACCTACTACCTCCAGACGACGTCCAATCAGGGCCTGCCGCTCAGCCTCTCCACCGGTCAGGGCCTTCCGCTCAGCTTAGGCAATAACAGCACGGTTACCCTGACGACGGGCTCGTCTCCCTCGTCACACGAACACATCATCCTTCACAGCCTGTCG TCGGACAGCCTCTGCTCCAGCGATGGGGTCATCATCCAGACGGTCACCTCTGACCCTGCATCTTCAGACcccctcagccaatcacagctggtTGTGGAGGCGGAGGGGCGGGACCAGGACGACCGCCTCCAAGCCACGAGTCTCCTGGAGGGTTCGGAGAACCCGGAAACTCAGGAGCCAATGACGGATGGCTTTAGTGACAAG gagcTCAGTTCCTCCTCTGTTGAGGCTCCAGTGGTGCATTCTGGGATAACATCTGGCAGTGCTGTGTTGATTGTGTCTCCTCCCAACATCAGCAGTACACtgacag ATCCCATCCTGGAGAACCAGGAAGGCTCCGACTGA